One Carettochelys insculpta isolate YL-2023 chromosome 15, ASM3395843v1, whole genome shotgun sequence DNA window includes the following coding sequences:
- the CCNJL gene encoding cyclin-J-like protein isoform X2, whose amino-acid sequence MRRYFTDLLGVLSSHCNLCTTARHLAVYLLDLFMDHYDITFKQLYVISIACLLLASKFEEKEDRVPKLEQLNNLAYMCNVNVVLTKKDLLRMELLLLESFNWNLCLPTPAHYIDYYLFASVGENDLHNGWPITSLTKVKAFMEKYAYYFLDFSVQDYAFLNFRPSLIAAACVCASRICMQVSPFWTTQLQLLTCYSWEHLAQCIEMMLIYYENDVKEASKMKKQVTLQQQVVGSVNQQTTTQVLFQQSSYHPLPQHSTTLSQFQSPVQDLCSAYRDSLQAHKPSDLLSGSASTSLHSYSALQASLQPSAQTLPIQTPITMQVAIAAEPRHCISMAYGSSYFSGHHSYPARCFDR is encoded by the exons ATGCGCCGCTACTTTACTGATCTCTTGGGTGTCCTCAGCAGCCACTGCAATCTCTGCACTACGGCACGACACCTTGCTGTCTACTTACTGGACCTCTTTATGGATCACTACGATATTACCTTCAAGCAACTGTATGTCATTTCAATTGCCTGCCTTCTTCTAGCAA gCAAATTTGAAGAAAAGGAGGATCGCGTCCCAAAACTGGAGCAGTTAAATAACTTGGCTTACATGTGCAATGTGAATGTGGTGCTAACCAAAAAAGACCTGCTTAGGATGGAACTCCTGCTTTTAGAAAGCTTCAACTGGAATCTCTGCCTGCCGACTCCAGCACACTACATCGACTACTACCTCTTCGCCTCTGTGGGCGAGAATGACCTTCACAATGGCTGGCCTATCACATCCCTGACCAAAGTCAAAGCTTTTATGGAGAAATATGCTTACTACTTCCTTGATTTTTCAGTGCAAG aTTATGCTTTCCTCAACTTTCGACCATCTCTGATtgctgctgcttgtgtgtgtgcctCCCGCATCTGTATGCAGGTTTCTCCCTTCTGgaccacacagctccagctcctgaCATGTTATTCCTGGGAGCATCTTGCTCAATGTATTGAAATGATGCTAAT ataTTATGAGAATGATGTAAAAGAAGCCAGCAAGATGAAAAAGCAAGTAACACTGCAGCAGCAAGTAGTGGGAAGTGTGAACCAACAAACCACTACTCAGGTCCTGTTTCAGCAATCCAGTTATCACCCACTACCCCAGCACTCAACTACCCTGTCCCAGTTCCAGTCACCAGTGCAGGATTTGTGTTCTGCTTACCGTGACTCCTTGCAGGCCCATAAGCCCAGCGACCTGCTTTCTGGAAGTGCCAGCACCTCACTGCATTCTTATTCTGCTCTGCAGGCCAGTCTTCAACCTTCTGCGCAGACTCTGCCCATCCAAACACCTATAACGATGCAGGTGGCTATAGCAGCAGAACCTAGACACTGCATCTCCATGGCCTATGGCAGCAGTTATTTCAGTGGACATCACTCTTACCCAGCCAGGTGTTTTGACAGATGA
- the CCNJL gene encoding cyclin-J-like protein isoform X1 produces the protein MGRMRMEEQWWKGDLAADIHQTLRMKELKLPVYKAHSPQIGMRRYFTDLLGVLSSHCNLCTTARHLAVYLLDLFMDHYDITFKQLYVISIACLLLASKFEEKEDRVPKLEQLNNLAYMCNVNVVLTKKDLLRMELLLLESFNWNLCLPTPAHYIDYYLFASVGENDLHNGWPITSLTKVKAFMEKYAYYFLDFSVQDYAFLNFRPSLIAAACVCASRICMQVSPFWTTQLQLLTCYSWEHLAQCIEMMLIYYENDVKEASKMKKQVTLQQQVVGSVNQQTTTQVLFQQSSYHPLPQHSTTLSQFQSPVQDLCSAYRDSLQAHKPSDLLSGSASTSLHSYSALQASLQPSAQTLPIQTPITMQVAIAAEPRHCISMAYGSSYFSGHHSYPARCFDR, from the exons GAACTGAAACTGCCTGTCTATAAGGCCCATTCACCGCAGATTGGGATGCGCCGCTACTTTACTGATCTCTTGGGTGTCCTCAGCAGCCACTGCAATCTCTGCACTACGGCACGACACCTTGCTGTCTACTTACTGGACCTCTTTATGGATCACTACGATATTACCTTCAAGCAACTGTATGTCATTTCAATTGCCTGCCTTCTTCTAGCAA gCAAATTTGAAGAAAAGGAGGATCGCGTCCCAAAACTGGAGCAGTTAAATAACTTGGCTTACATGTGCAATGTGAATGTGGTGCTAACCAAAAAAGACCTGCTTAGGATGGAACTCCTGCTTTTAGAAAGCTTCAACTGGAATCTCTGCCTGCCGACTCCAGCACACTACATCGACTACTACCTCTTCGCCTCTGTGGGCGAGAATGACCTTCACAATGGCTGGCCTATCACATCCCTGACCAAAGTCAAAGCTTTTATGGAGAAATATGCTTACTACTTCCTTGATTTTTCAGTGCAAG aTTATGCTTTCCTCAACTTTCGACCATCTCTGATtgctgctgcttgtgtgtgtgcctCCCGCATCTGTATGCAGGTTTCTCCCTTCTGgaccacacagctccagctcctgaCATGTTATTCCTGGGAGCATCTTGCTCAATGTATTGAAATGATGCTAAT ataTTATGAGAATGATGTAAAAGAAGCCAGCAAGATGAAAAAGCAAGTAACACTGCAGCAGCAAGTAGTGGGAAGTGTGAACCAACAAACCACTACTCAGGTCCTGTTTCAGCAATCCAGTTATCACCCACTACCCCAGCACTCAACTACCCTGTCCCAGTTCCAGTCACCAGTGCAGGATTTGTGTTCTGCTTACCGTGACTCCTTGCAGGCCCATAAGCCCAGCGACCTGCTTTCTGGAAGTGCCAGCACCTCACTGCATTCTTATTCTGCTCTGCAGGCCAGTCTTCAACCTTCTGCGCAGACTCTGCCCATCCAAACACCTATAACGATGCAGGTGGCTATAGCAGCAGAACCTAGACACTGCATCTCCATGGCCTATGGCAGCAGTTATTTCAGTGGACATCACTCTTACCCAGCCAGGTGTTTTGACAGATGA